One window of Deltaproteobacteria bacterium genomic DNA carries:
- a CDS encoding ABC transporter substrate-binding protein: MKTPSVLAALLFVLVAQSAAAQKLLLSHVAINPGQGLLWVVKDGGFLAKHGFTGDVVYIPGSPRTVQSMLAGDIDYAVAGAPAFLRARMQGADAVILTSVSGFVSQRLVLRLDSPMTSIKELRGKTIGVTQYGSAGDSFLRAALRTAGVKESEVVILQMGGTTNVAQALEAGKMEVGVLGDSSSLLFYRGKAKPLKGGSARDLGFMGLDAPLGTTERKIKTDRGAVIRFMQAYVEAIHYVKTNRAGAVRILQKYMRGLSEEHLGLWADELRGNIKPLPYPDENGLRAELDLISTTRTQPDSYFVNTSILDEIKKSGFVEKLYRQ, translated from the coding sequence ATGAAGACGCCTAGCGTTCTTGCCGCGCTTCTATTCGTCCTCGTTGCTCAATCCGCCGCCGCACAAAAGTTACTTTTATCCCACGTCGCCATCAATCCCGGCCAGGGGCTACTCTGGGTCGTAAAAGACGGCGGTTTCCTCGCCAAGCATGGTTTCACCGGCGACGTCGTCTACATTCCCGGCAGTCCGCGCACGGTCCAGTCAATGCTCGCCGGCGATATTGACTATGCCGTGGCCGGCGCGCCGGCCTTTCTGCGCGCGCGCATGCAAGGCGCGGATGCAGTGATTCTCACCTCAGTGTCGGGCTTCGTATCGCAGCGACTGGTCCTGCGGCTCGACTCGCCCATGACCAGCATAAAAGAGCTGCGCGGCAAGACCATCGGCGTGACTCAATACGGCTCCGCCGGCGATTCTTTTCTGCGTGCGGCGCTGCGCACGGCGGGCGTCAAAGAATCCGAAGTCGTGATCCTGCAGATGGGCGGCACCACCAACGTCGCCCAAGCGCTGGAGGCCGGCAAAATGGAGGTCGGCGTGCTCGGCGACTCGAGCTCGCTGCTTTTCTATCGCGGCAAGGCCAAGCCGCTCAAAGGCGGCAGCGCGCGCGACTTGGGTTTCATGGGCTTGGATGCGCCGCTCGGCACGACGGAACGAAAGATCAAAACCGACCGTGGCGCCGTGATTCGGTTCATGCAAGCCTATGTCGAGGCGATACACTACGTTAAAACCAATCGGGCGGGCGCCGTGCGCATCTTGCAAAAATACATGCGCGGCTTGAGCGAAGAGCATCTCGGTTTATGGGCTGACGAGCTGCGCGGAAATATCAAGCCACTGCCGTATCCTGACGAAAACGGTTTGCGCGCCGAGCTGGACCTGATCAGCACGACGCGGACGCAGCCGGATAGCTACTTCGTCAATACTTCGATTCTCGACGAGATCAAGAAAAGCGGCTTTGTCGAAAAGCTCTACAGACAGTAA
- a CDS encoding ABC transporter substrate-binding protein, with protein MRRTIFALAICWFALSTTAARVRAAEPAKLLMAHGAISNNVAPWWLAKEQGIFRKYGIDADLVFIIAGRAMQSMLAGQVLVGMVGGTHVLNANSGGGEFAMILSVENRLDYLFVSKPTIKSGEDLKGRKVAIGTPAGSASMAAYVALDHLGLVPRRDNIVLLGVGGVPERMGSLRAGSVEATVLSPEFGQVVVSEGFRVLVALGKENVPFQSSGIVVPRSLIKTNPQLVENIARATVEGVAFVHKPANKEVVVKSLARNLRLAQDRAENAYQGLIAALPRRPCVSMEGMNSMLRLMAQHGLNPKAAQTKAEDLADVSFCKKMDETGFFKAFYQ; from the coding sequence ATGCGGAGAACGATTTTCGCTTTGGCGATTTGTTGGTTCGCGCTCAGTACGACAGCGGCAAGGGTGCGCGCCGCCGAGCCGGCCAAGTTGCTGATGGCGCATGGCGCTATCAGCAACAACGTCGCGCCCTGGTGGCTGGCCAAGGAGCAAGGGATTTTTCGCAAGTACGGGATCGATGCGGATTTGGTTTTTATCATCGCCGGGCGGGCGATGCAGTCCATGTTGGCGGGGCAGGTGCTGGTCGGGATGGTCGGCGGCACGCATGTGCTGAACGCCAACAGCGGCGGCGGCGAATTTGCGATGATTCTCAGCGTGGAGAATCGGCTCGACTATTTATTCGTTTCAAAGCCGACCATCAAAAGCGGTGAAGATCTCAAGGGCCGCAAGGTCGCCATCGGCACGCCGGCGGGTTCGGCGTCGATGGCGGCCTATGTTGCACTCGATCATCTCGGTTTGGTGCCGCGGCGCGACAATATCGTTCTGTTGGGCGTCGGCGGCGTGCCCGAGCGCATGGGCTCGTTGCGCGCCGGTAGCGTAGAAGCCACGGTGCTGTCGCCGGAGTTCGGTCAGGTAGTGGTGAGCGAGGGATTTCGAGTGTTGGTGGCCCTCGGCAAAGAGAACGTGCCGTTTCAGTCTTCTGGCATCGTAGTGCCGCGCAGCTTGATCAAGACTAATCCGCAGCTTGTCGAGAACATCGCCAGGGCGACCGTCGAAGGCGTGGCTTTCGTGCACAAGCCGGCGAACAAGGAAGTTGTGGTCAAAAGCTTAGCGCGTAATTTGCGCCTGGCGCAGGATCGTGCTGAGAATGCTTATCAAGGATTGATCGCCGCACTGCCGCGCCGGCCCTGCGTGTCGATGGAGGGGATGAATTCGATGCTCAGGCTCATGGCGCAGCATGGGCTCAATCCCAAAGCGGCGCAGACTAAAGCGGAGGACTTGGCCGACGTGAGTTTTTGCAAAAAAATGGATGAAACCGGTTTCTTCAAGGCTTTTTACCAATAG
- a CDS encoding DMT family transporter, which produces MTAELFALLTALSFACSNVSVKPGFRYSTPMTATFVSLLIHSIVLWAAVFLRGGIPPVATAAVVAIVVASIMQPGIRHFHYTGIHKIGTSRAVTLRNSYPFLTVIAGIIFLGEPLTLLGMLGTILVVIGIALISWRIDKNVPQFRWSYLFYPIATVLLTTLVHPLRRYAMLQSNEPLFFAALVGPVSLIAFALFYVSPACKEKLVWDRRAAWSLIGSGFFETMAVLFMLIAFSAGPVYIVSPIAATVPIWTLILGAIFLRELETFNTASVIGTICVVAGIVAISQVRS; this is translated from the coding sequence ATGACTGCCGAACTCTTCGCCTTGCTCACCGCCCTGTCGTTTGCCTGCTCGAACGTTTCCGTAAAACCTGGCTTCCGCTACTCTACGCCGATGACGGCGACCTTTGTATCATTACTGATTCACAGCATCGTCCTCTGGGCGGCGGTATTTCTCAGAGGTGGAATACCGCCGGTGGCCACCGCGGCGGTTGTTGCCATCGTCGTCGCCAGCATCATGCAGCCGGGCATTCGCCATTTTCACTATACCGGCATTCATAAGATCGGCACCTCGCGCGCCGTGACGCTGCGCAACTCTTACCCTTTTCTCACCGTCATCGCCGGGATTATTTTTCTCGGTGAGCCCCTGACCTTGCTGGGCATGCTCGGAACTATTCTGGTCGTTATCGGCATCGCGCTGATCTCATGGCGCATCGACAAAAACGTGCCGCAGTTTCGCTGGAGCTATTTGTTCTACCCGATCGCCACGGTCCTACTGACCACGCTGGTGCACCCGCTGCGGCGCTACGCAATGCTGCAATCCAACGAGCCGTTGTTTTTCGCCGCCCTGGTTGGACCGGTGTCGTTGATCGCCTTCGCGCTGTTCTACGTTTCGCCGGCTTGCAAAGAAAAGCTAGTCTGGGACCGGCGCGCCGCCTGGTCGCTCATCGGCTCGGGATTTTTTGAAACCATGGCCGTGCTGTTCATGCTGATCGCGTTTTCCGCCGGGCCGGTCTACATCGTCTCGCCCATCGCTGCGACCGTGCCGATCTGGACGCTGATCTTGGGCGCGATCTTCCTGCGCGAGTTAGAAACTTTCAACACCGCCAGCGTCATCGGCACGATCTGCGTCGTCGCCGGGATCGTCGCCATCTCCCAGGTACGGTCGTGA
- a CDS encoding DUF1232 domain-containing protein: MWRQWKTRVVQLKHDTFALYLASRDPRVPRAAKIMAAIVLAYAFSPIDLIPDSIPVLGYLDDLLLIPLGIALAIKLIPDDIWCECKTRAAATLSTKLPRSRTAAIAIIAIWLGAAAWLTWIAWKILSAQP, encoded by the coding sequence ATGTGGCGGCAATGGAAAACCCGCGTCGTCCAACTCAAGCACGACACCTTTGCGCTCTATTTAGCCTCGCGCGACCCGCGCGTGCCCCGGGCGGCAAAGATCATGGCCGCTATCGTCCTGGCCTACGCGTTCAGCCCAATCGATTTGATTCCCGATTCCATTCCAGTGTTAGGCTACTTGGATGACCTGCTTCTAATTCCGTTGGGAATTGCCTTGGCGATCAAGCTGATCCCAGACGACATTTGGTGCGAATGCAAAACACGAGCAGCCGCGACGCTTTCAACCAAGCTGCCACGTAGCCGGACAGCTGCGATCGCAATCATTGCAATTTGGCTAGGAGCCGCCGCATGGTTGACGTGGATCGCGTGGAAGATTCTCTCAGCACAACCGTAG
- a CDS encoding creatininase family protein, with protein sequence MQGEKTMKRLAEIPFTEADALAKTGKALVILPVGVVEEHGAHLPLGLDSFAAEVYTAAAARHLEAAGYEVVVAPTINYGVARAAIDFPGTLSLEPDTLRSLVVDIGRSLVRHGFERQVILNGHRDLHHMKALDDAMKTLVNENAAKVLCVGFASDPAITEASYRKDAKQHYKSPRPDVEGHGGESETSVALHSFPQFVRKEIIGSLDPNFDYDMNAFRNETKDYGSLSGGRGYFGWPQAATAATGEKLVSVRGKNIAEVILKAWGRP encoded by the coding sequence ATGCAAGGGGAGAAAACCATGAAGCGCCTAGCGGAAATACCATTTACCGAGGCTGACGCCCTAGCGAAAACGGGCAAGGCTCTTGTGATTCTGCCGGTCGGGGTCGTCGAAGAACATGGCGCCCATCTGCCGTTGGGTTTGGATTCCTTTGCAGCGGAAGTGTATACCGCGGCCGCGGCGCGACATTTGGAAGCAGCCGGCTACGAAGTGGTGGTCGCACCGACGATCAACTACGGTGTAGCACGCGCTGCGATCGATTTCCCTGGGACATTGTCGCTGGAGCCGGACACGTTGCGGTCTCTAGTTGTCGACATCGGCCGGTCATTGGTGCGCCACGGATTTGAGCGACAAGTTATTCTAAACGGCCATCGCGATCTCCATCACATGAAAGCCTTGGATGACGCGATGAAGACTCTGGTCAATGAAAATGCGGCTAAAGTGCTCTGCGTGGGGTTTGCCAGCGATCCGGCGATCACCGAGGCCAGTTACCGCAAGGACGCCAAACAGCACTACAAAAGCCCGCGCCCCGATGTCGAAGGCCATGGCGGCGAATCGGAAACTTCGGTCGCGCTGCACAGCTTTCCGCAGTTCGTCAGGAAAGAAATCATCGGCTCGCTGGACCCTAACTTCGACTACGACATGAACGCGTTTCGCAACGAAACCAAAGACTACGGCAGCCTGAGCGGTGGCCGTGGGTACTTCGGCTGGCCGCAGGCGGCGACCGCCGCAACGGGTGAGAAGTTGGTGTCGGTGCGGGGCAAGAACATCGCCGAGGTGATCTTGAAAGCGTGGGGACGACCGTGA
- a CDS encoding VOC family protein gives MGFRINHLHLKSPDPKKTADFYVQYTGARVAKETKRPDGSAAYRLDLHGVELNVTQFLEEQELDQFMGLEHVAIDTNNFDGEVAKIKSAGVKILEERTLPDGRRVCFFEGPQGVRLEFLEWK, from the coding sequence ATGGGCTTTCGAATCAATCATCTCCATCTGAAATCTCCCGACCCAAAGAAAACCGCGGACTTCTACGTGCAATACACTGGCGCCAGGGTCGCCAAAGAAACCAAGCGGCCCGATGGCAGCGCGGCGTATCGGCTGGATCTTCACGGCGTCGAGCTCAATGTCACGCAATTTCTCGAAGAGCAAGAACTCGATCAGTTCATGGGTTTAGAGCATGTTGCCATCGACACCAACAACTTCGACGGCGAAGTCGCCAAGATCAAATCCGCCGGTGTGAAGATTCTCGAAGAGCGCACGCTGCCCGACGGACGACGGGTTTGCTTCTTCGAAGGTCCGCAAGGGGTGCGCTTGGAGTTTTTGGAGTGGAAATAG
- a CDS encoding amidase yields the protein MEAPFMRRNYLVIFCSAFLAVVLSVDQLRAAAQAWRFHLEEATIADVHRAIRARQLTATQLVQLYFKRIEAYNGTCVKGDVDPATGSMLGAITPIENAGQLNAFITLNIRGRRSQTDTTDNDPRFPDALEVAKAQDEHFARTGRFIGPLHGIPLAIKDVFDTVDLRTTGGAAAPYANDKAPADATIVAKLRAAGAIILGKANTDEYAAASIGRSGFGGQTCNPYDTTRAPGGSSGGSGAAVAANLAMCAMGTDTSGSVRSPASANNVVGMLGTQGLISRAGIMPLSFSRDRGGPLCRTVEDTARIIEVITGYDPRDQITTPAYNREQVAYSRHANKKSLAGKRLGVVRELMAEATLADRDSIRVANEAIADLKKLGATIVDPVNFHDAIAELVPYIEPSLLTQNFKSLVPEGVNPIDHAVAIAANPKLMPGGPRGVNLRVVAGPRRGDEGKYGINRYLRERGDAKFKNAVDMFAAPTFAGNQANLRNQFSPDAKTLDTAAHTNHTLRRYTLQQILLKVMADNKLDALIFPYSTIPAHPVLVSREPANYNTRTEPRNLKAGTTLSNADFLPGEQTLKTDIDLNRGAGGSWGVNISPLSGFPTIVVPAGFTREIYDRVADTKDPNGSILVGPIAKQLPVNMEFLGRPFDEANLFEIASAYEAGTKHRRPPKAFGRLRGEP from the coding sequence ATGGAGGCACCGTTCATGCGCCGTAATTATCTTGTGATTTTTTGCTCTGCCTTTCTCGCCGTTGTACTGAGCGTCGACCAGCTCCGCGCTGCCGCGCAGGCGTGGCGTTTTCATCTCGAAGAGGCGACCATCGCCGACGTCCACCGCGCGATCCGCGCGCGCCAGCTCACCGCAACGCAGCTCGTGCAGCTCTACTTCAAGCGCATCGAAGCTTATAACGGCACTTGCGTCAAAGGCGACGTCGATCCGGCAACCGGATCGATGCTCGGCGCCATCACGCCGATTGAAAACGCCGGGCAGTTGAACGCCTTCATCACGCTCAACATCCGCGGCAGGCGCTCCCAGACCGACACCACAGACAACGATCCAAGATTCCCCGACGCCTTGGAAGTCGCCAAAGCGCAGGACGAACATTTCGCCCGCACCGGTAGATTCATCGGGCCGCTGCACGGCATTCCACTGGCGATCAAAGATGTGTTCGACACCGTCGATCTGCGCACCACGGGCGGCGCCGCAGCGCCCTACGCCAACGACAAGGCGCCCGCCGACGCAACCATTGTTGCCAAGCTACGCGCCGCCGGCGCGATCATTCTTGGCAAGGCCAACACCGACGAATACGCCGCCGCGAGCATCGGTCGCAGCGGCTTTGGCGGCCAAACCTGCAACCCCTACGACACCACGCGTGCGCCAGGGGGATCGAGCGGCGGTTCCGGCGCTGCCGTGGCGGCAAACCTCGCCATGTGCGCCATGGGCACCGACACGTCCGGCTCGGTGCGCAGCCCCGCGTCGGCCAACAACGTCGTCGGCATGCTCGGAACCCAGGGCCTTATCAGCCGCGCCGGCATCATGCCGCTTTCGTTTTCGCGCGACCGCGGCGGTCCATTGTGCCGCACCGTCGAGGATACGGCGCGCATCATCGAAGTCATCACCGGCTATGACCCGCGCGACCAAATCACCACGCCGGCGTACAATCGCGAGCAGGTCGCTTATAGCCGTCACGCCAACAAAAAATCCCTCGCCGGTAAACGCTTGGGCGTCGTGCGCGAGCTCATGGCCGAAGCGACACTGGCCGATCGCGACAGTATCCGCGTCGCCAACGAAGCGATTGCCGATCTTAAGAAACTCGGCGCGACCATCGTCGATCCGGTCAATTTTCACGACGCCATCGCCGAGCTAGTCCCTTACATCGAGCCCAGTTTGTTGACTCAGAACTTTAAATCCTTGGTGCCTGAAGGCGTAAACCCGATCGATCATGCCGTTGCCATTGCCGCCAACCCGAAGCTCATGCCCGGCGGCCCGCGCGGCGTCAACTTGCGCGTAGTCGCCGGCCCGCGCCGCGGCGACGAAGGCAAGTACGGCATCAACCGCTACCTGCGTGAGCGCGGCGATGCGAAATTCAAAAACGCCGTCGACATGTTTGCCGCGCCGACCTTTGCCGGCAACCAGGCCAACTTGCGCAATCAGTTTAGCCCCGACGCCAAGACCCTCGACACAGCGGCGCACACCAACCACACGCTGCGCCGCTACACGCTGCAGCAGATTCTTCTCAAAGTCATGGCCGACAACAAACTCGACGCGCTGATTTTTCCCTACAGCACGATTCCGGCGCATCCGGTGTTGGTCAGCCGCGAACCGGCCAACTACAACACCCGCACCGAGCCGCGCAACCTAAAAGCCGGGACGACACTATCGAATGCTGATTTTCTTCCAGGTGAGCAAACGTTAAAAACCGACATCGATCTCAATCGCGGCGCCGGCGGCAGCTGGGGTGTCAATATTAGCCCGCTGAGCGGCTTCCCGACCATCGTGGTGCCCGCCGGATTCACCCGCGAGATTTACGACCGCGTCGCCGACACGAAAGATCCCAACGGCAGTATTTTGGTCGGTCCGATCGCGAAACAATTGCCGGTGAACATGGAATTCCTCGGCCGCCCGTTCGATGAAGCGAACCTCTTCGAAATCGCGTCGGCCTACGAAGCGGGAACCAAACATCGCCGGCCGCCGAAAGCGTTTGGGCGGTTGCGGGGCGAGCCGTAG
- a CDS encoding HAD family phosphatase, producing the protein MLIKALIFDFDGLIIDSESPEYQVWREVFAEHGRELHMDFWADIVGRPHTHVDLYAYYQEHVNPSVDLEQFRLQRRARVVALTQQQPVLPGVHDYLRGASELGMKIGLASSSSRHHVHGHLARLELLDYFHTTKCFEDTAAHKPDPTPYLAVLEEFCVAPPEAVAFEDSPNGVTSAKAAGIFTVAVPNPITERLRLDHADYRMESLAAERLDRLLQRVETARTQSR; encoded by the coding sequence ATGCTCATCAAAGCCCTGATCTTCGACTTCGACGGACTGATCATCGACAGCGAAAGCCCCGAGTACCAAGTTTGGCGCGAAGTGTTTGCCGAGCATGGGCGTGAGCTGCACATGGACTTTTGGGCTGACATCGTTGGCCGGCCCCATACGCATGTCGATCTCTACGCGTACTACCAAGAACACGTGAATCCATCCGTCGATCTAGAACAGTTTCGCTTGCAAAGGCGTGCACGCGTCGTAGCGTTGACGCAGCAACAGCCGGTGTTGCCCGGCGTGCATGATTATTTGCGCGGGGCATCCGAGCTCGGCATGAAGATCGGCTTGGCGTCAAGCTCATCGCGCCACCATGTTCACGGCCATCTCGCGCGGCTCGAATTACTTGACTATTTCCATACGACTAAATGTTTCGAGGACACGGCCGCGCACAAGCCTGATCCAACACCTTACCTGGCGGTACTTGAAGAATTCTGTGTCGCGCCGCCTGAAGCCGTGGCGTTCGAAGACTCTCCGAACGGCGTCACTTCCGCTAAAGCGGCGGGGATATTCACCGTAGCGGTACCAAATCCCATCACAGAACGTTTACGCCTCGATCACGCCGACTATCGGATGGAATCACTTGCCGCAGAGCGGCTCGATCGCCTGCTGCAACGGGTCGAGACAGCTCGTACGCAATCTCGGTAG
- a CDS encoding ABC transporter substrate-binding protein, with protein sequence MRASFSRVVRALLVGSVLSVGAVQSPEPVRAQELRRILYGTTASPSHLPVWVAKDAGLFEKAGMNVEPVQIRGGSLITLAIITGDLPFSGAGAESVVAARAAGGDVVLLACPVDADPVYLITRPEIKSVAELKGQGTAVTRYGSTTHFYLRAALRHVGLNPDKDMIILQLGAGPEMVAALDAGRIAAAALTTRYALPFLQRGWPVLVDLSSTDLVYPSSCVTSSRAFIRAEPKLAEDFLRAYVGGIQLIKKNPHFAEASFAKWMREKDREITKSTVRAYSKLFKNNPRVPDKGIQNVVLDLIKARPDFKEYINWPEPFRENGPLERALREKN encoded by the coding sequence ATGAGAGCGAGTTTCTCGCGCGTCGTGCGCGCGCTATTGGTCGGATCAGTCTTATCCGTCGGAGCCGTCCAATCCCCCGAGCCAGTCCGCGCCCAGGAGCTCCGCCGCATCCTTTACGGCACCACGGCGTCGCCCTCGCACCTGCCAGTCTGGGTCGCGAAAGATGCCGGTCTATTTGAAAAAGCCGGCATGAACGTCGAGCCTGTGCAGATCCGCGGCGGGTCGCTGATCACGCTGGCGATTATCACCGGCGATCTGCCTTTTTCCGGCGCCGGCGCCGAGTCCGTGGTCGCGGCGCGTGCCGCCGGCGGCGACGTGGTCTTGCTCGCATGCCCTGTCGACGCTGACCCGGTCTATTTGATCACCCGTCCGGAGATCAAATCGGTGGCTGAACTCAAGGGCCAGGGAACGGCGGTAACGCGCTACGGCTCCACGACCCATTTTTATCTGCGCGCCGCGCTGCGCCACGTCGGCCTTAACCCGGATAAAGATATGATCATTTTGCAGCTTGGCGCGGGCCCGGAAATGGTTGCCGCTTTGGACGCCGGTCGCATCGCCGCCGCGGCCCTAACCACCCGCTATGCCCTGCCGTTCCTGCAGCGCGGCTGGCCGGTGTTGGTCGACCTGAGCAGCACCGATCTCGTCTACCCTTCCTCGTGCGTCACCAGCAGCCGCGCGTTCATCAGAGCCGAGCCGAAACTCGCCGAAGATTTTCTCCGCGCCTATGTGGGGGGCATACAACTCATCAAAAAGAACCCGCACTTCGCCGAGGCATCCTTTGCCAAGTGGATGCGCGAGAAGGATCGAGAGATCACCAAAAGCACGGTGCGCGCCTACAGTAAGCTATTTAAAAACAACCCACGAGTCCCCGACAAAGGCATTCAGAACGTCGTCCTCGACCTGATCAAGGCTCGCCCCGATTTCAAAGAATACATCAATTGGCCCGAACCGTTCCGCGAGAACGGTCCGCTGGAACGCGCGCTGCGCGAGAAAAACTGA
- a CDS encoding amidase, with the protein MNLENLRPPVGLMIVMLALSAHAPYHARAQSPRFHLEEATIADVHRAIRANQLTATQLVQLYFKRIEAYNGTCVKGDLDPATGLMLGDLTPIENAGQLNAYTTLNIRGKRSKTDASDNDPKMPDALEVARAQDAHFARTGRFVGPLHGIPFAIKDNYDTVDMRTTAGAAAAYANDKPLQDATMIAKLRAAGAIFLGKTNLDEYAPASIARSALGGQTCNPYDTKRVPGGSSAGTGAAVAANLAICGLGTDTSGSVRFPSTANALVGLVATQGLVSRAGIIPLSYSRDRGGPMCRTVQDTALVLEAVTGTDTRDHVTAVAHGKKPVAYRNFANKKSLAGKRIGVVREFMIEATIADRDSIRLAHQAIADLKRLGATIVDPVNFDGAIAEIMSSYEPSFFTRTFKEAIPAGADPIDRMVTLTMDPKSLPTGMRGVNLRVIAGQRRGEEGKYGMNVYLQQRGDAKFRSVDDMFATKTFAGDLPVLQNAFGAKAKTLDTPDHASHMLRMQNLQRILYKVMADNNLDALVYPYSTIPPHMVLANRTPEVYNPRTEPRLLKAGTPMSDANLVPGEPVLKTDLDLWRGAGSSWSVNLSPVSGFPAIVVPAGFTREVYDRVPDPKDPNGSRLEGPKPDQIPVSMEFLARPFDEATLFEIASAYEAGTKHRRAPKGFGPLRGEP; encoded by the coding sequence GTGAACCTTGAAAATCTGCGTCCGCCCGTGGGGTTGATGATCGTGATGTTAGCGCTGTCGGCGCACGCACCCTATCACGCGCGAGCCCAATCACCGCGCTTCCATCTCGAGGAAGCGACCATCGCCGATGTGCACCGAGCGATTCGAGCCAATCAACTTACCGCAACACAGCTCGTCCAGCTCTATTTCAAACGGATCGAGGCTTACAACGGCACCTGCGTCAAAGGCGATCTCGATCCGGCCACCGGTTTGATGCTCGGCGATCTGACGCCGATCGAAAACGCTGGCCAGTTGAACGCCTACACCACGCTTAACATTCGTGGCAAACGCTCGAAGACCGACGCGTCGGACAACGATCCGAAGATGCCCGACGCCTTGGAAGTCGCGCGTGCGCAGGATGCTCACTTCGCCCGCACCGGCCGCTTCGTCGGGCCGCTGCACGGCATCCCCTTCGCGATCAAAGACAACTACGACACCGTCGACATGCGTACCACCGCCGGCGCCGCGGCAGCGTATGCCAACGACAAGCCGCTGCAGGACGCGACCATGATCGCCAAGCTGCGCGCTGCCGGCGCGATTTTTCTTGGCAAAACCAACTTGGATGAATACGCGCCGGCGAGCATCGCGCGCAGCGCGCTCGGCGGCCAGACCTGCAACCCCTACGACACCAAACGCGTGCCCGGTGGATCGAGCGCCGGAACCGGCGCCGCGGTGGCGGCAAACTTAGCCATCTGCGGCCTTGGCACCGACACATCTGGGTCGGTGCGCTTTCCGTCGACGGCCAACGCGCTGGTCGGCTTGGTGGCGACCCAGGGCCTCGTCAGCCGCGCCGGGATTATCCCGTTGTCTTACTCGCGCGACCGCGGCGGCCCCATGTGCCGTACCGTGCAGGACACCGCGCTGGTGCTCGAAGCAGTTACTGGCACCGACACGCGCGACCACGTCACGGCCGTCGCCCACGGCAAGAAGCCTGTCGCCTACCGGAATTTCGCCAACAAGAAATCGCTCGCCGGCAAACGCATCGGTGTCGTCCGCGAGTTCATGATCGAAGCGACCATCGCCGACCGTGACAGCATTCGCCTCGCCCATCAGGCGATCGCCGATTTGAAACGGCTCGGCGCCACCATCGTCGACCCGGTGAATTTCGACGGCGCCATCGCCGAGATCATGTCGTCCTACGAACCGAGCTTCTTCACGCGAACTTTCAAAGAGGCGATTCCCGCCGGTGCCGATCCGATCGACCGGATGGTGACACTCACCATGGATCCCAAAAGTCTTCCCACCGGCATGCGCGGCGTCAATCTGCGTGTAATCGCCGGGCAGCGCCGCGGCGAGGAAGGCAAATACGGCATGAACGTCTATTTACAGCAGCGCGGCGACGCGAAATTTCGCAGCGTCGACGACATGTTCGCGACCAAAACATTTGCCGGCGATTTGCCGGTTTTGCAGAATGCCTTCGGTGCCAAAGCCAAGACCTTGGATACACCCGACCACGCCAGCCACATGCTGCGCATGCAGAACCTGCAGCGGATTCTCTACAAAGTCATGGCGGATAATAATCTCGACGCGTTGGTCTATCCGTACAGCACGATTCCGCCGCATATGGTGTTGGCCAATCGCACTCCGGAGGTTTACAACCCGCGCACCGAGCCGCGTCTATTGAAAGCCGGCACGCCGATGTCCGATGCCAACTTGGTGCCCGGCGAGCCGGTGTTGAAAACCGATCTCGATCTCTGGCGCGGCGCGGGCAGCAGTTGGAGCGTCAATTTGAGTCCGGTGAGCGGCTTCCCGGCGATCGTCGTGCCGGCGGGATTTACCCGCGAAGTCTACGACCGCGTGCCAGATCCGAAAGACCCCAACGGCAGCCGCCTCGAAGGACCGAAACCGGATCAGATTCCGGTGAGCATGGAATTTCTCGCGCGCCCATTTGACGAAGCGACTTTGTTCGAAATCGCGTCAGCTTACGAAGCGGGAACCAAACATCGCCGTGCCCCGAAAGGATTTGGGCCGCTACGGGGCGAACCGTAG
- a CDS encoding cupin domain-containing protein, with amino-acid sequence MPLHVKAEAIKGYQRDQSGEAGTGRMIVKKGYGNECSLMIATRKPGYHTKPHEHESEQINYVLDGEIWFFVKDRGFLCKKGDFHRIPANTVHWAYNRSDQDCTVAEAHAPALLGVQAGSAAEALFDDGETPNLRGPGVNKFVPFDQDGAEAKYFKN; translated from the coding sequence GTGCCCCTTCACGTCAAAGCAGAAGCTATCAAGGGCTATCAGCGCGACCAGTCCGGCGAGGCCGGCACCGGCCGCATGATCGTCAAAAAAGGCTACGGCAACGAGTGCAGCCTGATGATCGCCACGCGCAAGCCCGGCTATCACACCAAGCCCCATGAACATGAATCCGAGCAGATCAACTACGTGCTCGATGGCGAGATCTGGTTCTTCGTCAAAGACCGCGGCTTTCTCTGCAAAAAGGGCGACTTTCATCGCATCCCCGCCAACACCGTGCACTGGGCCTACAACAGATCGGACCAGGACTGCACAGTGGCCGAAGCCCACGCGCCGGCGCTCTTGGGTGTACAGGCTGGCTCCGCCGCCGAGGCGCTGTTCGACGACGGCGAGACGCCCAATTTGCGCGGCCCCGGCGTGAACAAGTTTGTGCCGTTCGACCAAGACGGCGCCGAAGCGAAGTACTTCAAGAATTAG